One Planococcus sp. MSAK28401 genomic window carries:
- a CDS encoding YesK family protein: MDLIIIGIIISSFLIFFSWIFYKRNSPFQYIIPLVFAILSVIVIIWSLDIGGWDGMGLGVIGLIFLGASIIALLIISALNFIKAK, from the coding sequence ATGGATTTAATTATCATAGGTATTATAATCAGTTCGTTTTTAATCTTTTTTTCTTGGATTTTCTATAAAAGAAACTCCCCCTTCCAATACATCATTCCTTTAGTTTTTGCCATTTTAAGTGTCATCGTTATTATTTGGAGCTTGGATATTGGTGGCTGGGACGGAATGGGATTAGGTGTTATTGGCCTAATATTCCTTGGGGCTTCTATTATCGCCTTGCTTATTATTTCGGCACTGAATTTTATAAAAGCAAAATAG
- a CDS encoding DUF3953 domain-containing protein produces the protein MLTILHILFAVLTFGFAVYGLLTKNFEYQNFMILSMGMMMLVMGLKEFRRKRKWVAYLMFLAAAFILFVAANIFLTSP, from the coding sequence TTGTTAACGATTTTACATATTCTATTTGCAGTACTCACGTTTGGATTCGCCGTATATGGATTACTCACAAAGAACTTTGAATACCAAAACTTCATGATTCTCTCTATGGGAATGATGATGCTGGTGATGGGTCTTAAAGAATTTCGAAGAAAGAGAAAATGGGTGGCCTACCTGATGTTCTTAGCGGCAGCTTTTATCTTATTCGTTGCTGCGAACATTTTCTTAACGTCCCCTTAA